The following coding sequences are from one Ornithodoros turicata isolate Travis chromosome 1, ASM3712646v1, whole genome shotgun sequence window:
- the LOC135399966 gene encoding neuronal calcium sensor 1-like: MGGRSSRLQGDELIELVESTGLNQSILRRWHREFLTDFPRGFFTREELKTVFASMFPSGHPETFLDYVFNAMDKRRIGYVTFRDFVKTISVSVSGSPDEKLNWAFDVFDQKGDGVLTLDELINVVEALWNLHGESLVIEETKLQLIRSRTKTMFRRLDIKRDGKISREDFRQVFKNDRWIMKNVLQVYSRSLGAFSRIVDENPNKEFL, encoded by the exons ATGGGCGGCAGATCAAGCAGGTTGCAAGGGGATGAACTTATTGAACTGGTGGAAAGCACGGGCCTGAACCAGAGCATTCTCCGGCGATGGCATAGAGAGTTCCTGACCGATTTCCCCCGTGGCTTCTTTACCAGAGAGGAACTGAAAACAGTTTTCGCTAGTATGTTCCCTTCAGGGCATCCCGAGACATTCCTTGACTATGTCTTCAACGCCATGGACAAGAGACGCATCGG CTACGTGACATTTCGCGACTTCGTGAAAACCATATCGGTGTCCGTATCCGGTAGCCCAGACGAGAAGCTTAACTGGGCGTTTGACGTGTTCGACCAAAAGGGAGACGGCGTCCTAACCCTCGACGAGCTGATCAACGTTGTCGAGGCCCTCTGGAACCTGCATGGGGAATCGCTCGTCATAGAGGAGACAAAGCTGCAGCTTATACGCAG TCGGACAAAGACCATGTTCCGTCGCCTAGACATAAAGCGTGATGGCAAGATCAGCCGCGAGGACTTCCGGCAAGTGTTCAAGAACGACCGTTGGATCATGAAGAATGTGCTGCAGGTTTATTCACGATCTTTGGGTGCTTTCTCGAGAATTGTCGACGAAAACCCAAATAAAGAGTTTCTCTAG